A genomic segment from Nodularia sphaerocarpa UHCC 0038 encodes:
- a CDS encoding alpha/beta fold hydrolase: MPKVELKPCFLTPNRVQVDYPLFVYLPGLDGTGELLRSQTAGLEVGFDVRCLAIPRQDLTTWEELSNNVLDLIHAELEKSSHRPVYLCGESFGGCLAMKVATQSPQLFKRIILINPASAFQLRPWLAWTSQFTYFVPEHLYDLGALGLLPFLASLARIPRHLRHELLKTMRSVPPATVTWRLSLLKEFSVTEAQLRQLTQAVLLIVGASDRLLPSVNEANRLLNILPNPKIAILPDSGHACLLEHNINLYEILLNQNFVEHQITASQELETKG, translated from the coding sequence ATGCCAAAAGTTGAGCTAAAGCCGTGTTTCCTGACTCCTAACCGAGTCCAAGTAGACTATCCGCTATTTGTGTATTTACCAGGATTGGATGGAACTGGTGAATTATTGCGATCGCAAACTGCGGGCTTAGAAGTTGGCTTTGATGTCCGGTGTTTGGCGATACCCAGACAAGACCTCACCACCTGGGAGGAGTTAAGTAACAACGTCTTGGACTTGATTCATGCGGAATTAGAAAAAAGCTCACACAGACCAGTTTACCTGTGTGGCGAGTCCTTTGGGGGTTGTTTGGCGATGAAAGTAGCAACCCAATCACCACAATTATTTAAGCGGATTATCTTAATTAACCCAGCATCAGCCTTTCAGCTGCGCCCTTGGTTGGCTTGGACATCCCAATTTACTTACTTTGTTCCAGAACATTTGTATGATCTGGGCGCATTAGGGTTATTACCCTTTTTAGCATCCTTGGCACGTATTCCCCGCCACCTGCGCCATGAACTGCTGAAAACCATGCGTTCTGTACCCCCAGCCACAGTTACATGGCGATTGTCTCTCCTGAAGGAATTTAGTGTGACTGAAGCGCAGTTACGCCAACTCACTCAAGCAGTTTTGCTGATTGTCGGTGCAAGCGATCGCCTCTTACCCTCAGTCAACGAAGCCAACCGGTTGCTAAATATTTTACCTAACCCCAAGATAGCTATATTACCTGACAGTGGACACGCCTGTTTACTAGAACACAATATTAATCTCTATGAAATTTTGCTGAATCAAAATTTTGTAGAACATCAGATCACAGCATCTCAGGAGTTAGAGACTAAAGGCTAG
- a CDS encoding lysophospholipid acyltransferase family protein, producing the protein MSPNSPLDISRYFLTALSTQIFRYHEDRIPRDGSVLVVSNHRSFMDALILMSALSTPIRFACHHYMGQVPLMREIVTGQLGCFPLEDKPNRQQSFFEQSQTILQSNQMVGVFPEGTRPMVTSTRPNEVGEFHRGFAHLALRSNVEDLAILPIAIASLKEINTHGFPLRLLSLFDPSEPLFNQPGLHPLVIYNRVAVLIGHPYWITPQHQKKYHGKQAKNVVHELTEHCHHEIASLLEQGCD; encoded by the coding sequence ATGAGTCCAAATAGTCCTCTGGATATTTCTCGCTATTTCCTGACTGCGTTATCAACGCAAATTTTTCGCTATCACGAAGATCGCATTCCCAGGGATGGTAGTGTTTTAGTAGTCAGCAATCACCGTAGCTTTATGGATGCACTGATTTTAATGTCGGCGCTATCTACACCAATTCGCTTTGCTTGTCATCACTATATGGGACAAGTACCACTGATGCGGGAGATTGTCACCGGACAATTGGGATGTTTTCCCTTAGAGGACAAGCCAAACCGCCAACAAAGCTTTTTTGAACAGTCACAGACCATTTTACAGTCTAACCAGATGGTGGGTGTTTTTCCTGAAGGAACTCGGCCAATGGTGACATCTACCCGTCCCAATGAAGTTGGTGAATTTCACAGAGGATTTGCTCATTTAGCATTGCGTTCTAATGTAGAGGATTTGGCAATTTTACCAATTGCGATCGCCTCCCTAAAAGAAATCAATACTCATGGGTTCCCTCTGCGACTATTAAGCTTATTTGATCCTTCAGAACCGCTATTTAATCAACCAGGTTTACATCCCTTGGTTATCTATAATCGTGTTGCTGTGTTAATTGGTCACCCTTATTGGATTACACCACAACATCAAAAGAAATATCATGGTAAACAAGCGAAAAATGTTGTCCATGAACTAACAGAACATTGTCACCATGAAATTGCTAGTTTACTAGAGCAAGGTTGTGATTAA
- the metG gene encoding methionine--tRNA ligase — protein sequence MDLVDKTEKRFALTTPLYYVNDVPHVGSAYTTIAADVVARFHRLSGHQVLLITGTDEHGQKIQRSAESLGKPPQEFCDQIVPSFIKLWQLLNIQYDRFSRTTANRHESIVKEFFLRVWDKGDIYQGKQKGWYCVSCEEFKEERDLLEGKRCPIHTNKEVEWRDEQNYFFSLSKYQTQLEEFYQSRPDFIQPESRRNEVLSFVSQGLQDFSISRVNLDWGFPVPVDPQHTLYVWFDALLAYVTALLEPDAEPTLANALETWWPINLHLIGKDILRFHAVYWPAMLMSAGLPLPDQVFGHGFLTKDGQKMGKSLGNTLDPIGLVESYGSDAVRYYFLKEIEFGKDGDFNEVRFINVLNADLANDLGNLLNRTLNMVKKYCSDDGLTIGNEAINDENPLKAMGLRLGEQVEQAYQALAFNQACEATLLLVRTCNKFIDEQAPWSLYKQGKQQSVETVLYAVLESVRLAAYLLSPVIPNISNAIYQQLGFGIDFNDQIKTSMVAPFAIHAQWGVLSSKQSLGKPQPVFKRIEIPKND from the coding sequence ATGGATTTAGTCGATAAAACCGAAAAAAGATTTGCATTGACAACACCCCTATATTATGTAAATGATGTTCCTCACGTTGGCAGTGCTTATACAACAATAGCAGCAGACGTGGTGGCGAGGTTTCACAGGCTCTCAGGGCATCAGGTATTACTGATTACAGGTACAGATGAACATGGACAGAAAATTCAGCGTTCAGCAGAGAGTTTAGGGAAACCGCCACAAGAGTTTTGTGATCAAATTGTGCCTAGCTTTATCAAGTTATGGCAGTTATTAAATATTCAATATGATCGCTTTAGTCGGACTACCGCCAATCGTCATGAGTCCATTGTCAAAGAATTTTTCTTGCGAGTCTGGGACAAAGGCGACATCTACCAAGGGAAACAGAAAGGCTGGTACTGCGTATCTTGTGAAGAATTTAAGGAAGAACGAGACCTATTAGAGGGAAAGCGCTGTCCTATTCATACTAACAAAGAAGTGGAGTGGCGGGACGAGCAAAACTACTTTTTCAGTTTATCTAAATACCAAACCCAACTGGAAGAATTTTATCAATCTCGACCAGATTTTATCCAACCAGAAAGCCGCCGCAATGAAGTCTTAAGCTTTGTCAGCCAAGGTTTACAGGACTTTTCCATTTCGCGGGTAAATCTGGACTGGGGTTTTCCGGTACCAGTTGATCCCCAGCATACCCTTTATGTCTGGTTTGACGCGTTGCTGGCTTATGTCACCGCATTACTAGAACCAGATGCAGAACCAACTTTAGCCAACGCCTTAGAAACTTGGTGGCCAATTAACCTACATCTAATTGGTAAAGATATCCTGCGATTTCATGCAGTTTATTGGCCGGCCATGCTGATGTCTGCTGGTTTACCCTTACCAGATCAAGTATTTGGACATGGTTTTTTGACTAAAGATGGTCAAAAAATGGGTAAGTCTCTGGGTAATACCCTCGATCCCATCGGGCTAGTTGAAAGTTATGGTAGTGATGCAGTTCGTTATTACTTCCTTAAGGAAATCGAATTTGGCAAAGATGGCGATTTTAATGAAGTTAGATTCATTAATGTTTTGAATGCAGATTTGGCGAATGACTTAGGTAATTTGCTCAATCGCACTTTAAACATGGTGAAGAAATACTGTAGTGATGATGGACTAACAATTGGAAATGAAGCCATTAATGACGAAAATCCTTTGAAAGCGATGGGTTTACGTCTAGGGGAACAGGTAGAACAAGCATATCAAGCGTTAGCTTTCAACCAAGCCTGCGAAGCTACCCTGTTGCTGGTACGAACCTGCAATAAGTTTATTGATGAACAAGCCCCTTGGTCATTATATAAACAAGGAAAGCAGCAGTCCGTGGAAACAGTCCTGTACGCAGTTCTAGAATCTGTTAGACTAGCAGCTTATCTTCTGTCCCCAGTCATTCCGAATATCAGCAATGCTATTTATCAGCAACTGGGTTTTGGAATTGACTTTAATGATCAAATAAAAACTTCTATGGTTGCTCCTTTTGCTATCCATGCACAATGGGGGGTACTAAGCAGTAAACAATCGTTGGGTAAACCACAACCCGTCTTTAAGCGCATAGAAATTCCCAAAAACGATTAG
- a CDS encoding NYN domain-containing protein, which yields MLNNLENDSIFTPEQVLENRGRVAIFIDGSNLFYAALQLGIEIDYTKLLCRLTGGSRLLRSFFYTGVDRTNEKQQGFLLWMRRNGYRVIAKDLVQLPDGSKKANLDVEIAVDMMALVDSYDTAVLVSGDGDLAYAVNSVSYRGVRVEVVSLRSMTSDSLINVSDRYIDLEAIKEDIQKNPRQSYPYRPLSSMGFLEDMREADQQLEIQD from the coding sequence ATGTTGAATAATTTGGAAAATGACTCAATCTTTACCCCGGAACAAGTGTTAGAGAATCGAGGTCGTGTAGCTATATTTATTGATGGTTCCAACCTGTTTTATGCTGCATTGCAACTGGGAATCGAAATTGACTACACGAAGCTACTCTGCCGATTAACTGGCGGTTCTAGACTGTTGCGTTCTTTCTTTTATACTGGTGTAGACCGCACCAACGAAAAGCAGCAAGGGTTTCTGTTGTGGATGCGCCGTAATGGCTACCGAGTCATTGCGAAGGATTTAGTACAGTTACCTGATGGCTCAAAGAAAGCCAACCTGGATGTAGAAATTGCCGTAGATATGATGGCTTTGGTAGATTCTTATGATACCGCAGTTTTAGTCAGTGGTGATGGGGATTTGGCTTATGCTGTCAATTCAGTCAGCTATCGTGGTGTGCGCGTAGAGGTGGTTAGTTTGCGCTCTATGACCAGTGATAGTTTAATCAATGTGAGCGATCGCTATATTGATTTAGAAGCCATCAAAGAAGATATCCAAAAAAACCCACGTCAAAGCTATCCATATCGACCTTTATCCAGCATGGGTTTTCTGGAAGATATGAGAGAGGCTGATCAACAGTTAGAAATCCAAGATTAA
- the lptC gene encoding LPS export ABC transporter periplasmic protein LptC: protein MKKRVTGAETRQNQQDSSRLFSSLSLDFLQLKTNWFYLPFTFLLLLGLVACGGKSPTASQSNDADSSPKESNLTFFDVTLEQADEVGRPVWKVRSKKAIYTKEKQIGQAENPVGELYQDGKPVYQIQADKADIEQDGQRLLLKGRILATDPVNGIVLQGNELEWLPQEDLLIVRNQLNGNHKQLQAVAQEARVKTREQRIEFSGGVIANSVDPQMQMRSENLTWRIKEETLTSDRPIQIDRYNNNKITDRGQGDAAEVNLKTKVATIKKNAQLELVDPPTQIASNSMTWDMNAETVKTNSPITVVQRAENVTVTANQGEMKIQQKVVNLAGNVTAIGQRRQSLKSNQLSWYLDKKLLEAQGNVIYRQVDPPINFTGETAVGNLQTEDIIVKSGKSGGRVVTEIIPKDAGISN, encoded by the coding sequence ATGAAAAAGAGAGTAACTGGTGCTGAAACAAGGCAAAATCAACAAGATTCATCCCGATTATTTTCATCGCTATCTCTCGATTTTTTACAACTAAAAACAAATTGGTTTTACCTGCCTTTCACTTTTTTATTGTTACTTGGATTAGTTGCTTGTGGGGGTAAATCTCCCACAGCTTCTCAATCAAATGATGCTGATTCATCTCCCAAAGAAAGCAATTTAACATTTTTTGATGTTACTTTAGAACAAGCCGACGAAGTGGGAAGACCTGTTTGGAAAGTCCGATCTAAGAAGGCGATATACACTAAAGAAAAACAAATTGGTCAGGCGGAAAATCCCGTTGGTGAACTATACCAAGATGGCAAACCTGTTTACCAAATACAAGCAGATAAAGCAGATATTGAACAGGATGGTCAGAGGCTATTGCTCAAAGGAAGAATCCTGGCTACAGACCCTGTAAATGGCATTGTATTGCAAGGTAATGAATTAGAATGGTTGCCTCAAGAAGATTTATTAATTGTTCGTAATCAACTAAATGGGAATCATAAACAATTACAAGCAGTAGCGCAAGAAGCACGAGTTAAAACCCGCGAACAGCGCATAGAATTTTCTGGTGGTGTAATCGCTAATTCCGTTGATCCCCAAATGCAAATGCGAAGTGAGAATTTAACTTGGCGAATTAAAGAAGAAACATTAACGAGCGATCGCCCCATACAAATCGACCGTTACAATAATAATAAAATTACTGACCGTGGCCAGGGAGATGCAGCCGAAGTCAACTTAAAAACTAAAGTTGCTACTATCAAAAAAAATGCCCAGCTAGAGTTAGTAGACCCACCCACGCAAATAGCTAGTAACTCCATGACCTGGGACATGAACGCAGAAACTGTGAAGACAAATTCTCCGATCACAGTTGTTCAGCGTGCCGAAAATGTGACTGTAACCGCCAATCAAGGCGAAATGAAAATACAGCAAAAAGTTGTGAATTTAGCAGGTAATGTCACCGCTATAGGTCAACGTCGCCAGTCCCTCAAATCTAATCAATTAAGTTGGTATCTGGACAAGAAATTATTAGAAGCCCAGGGAAATGTTATTTATCGTCAAGTTGACCCACCAATAAATTTTACAGGTGAAACAGCCGTTGGTAATCTGCAAACAGAAGACATTATAGTTAAAAGCGGTAAATCTGGCGGCAGAGTAGTCACAGAAATTATTCCTAAAGATGCAGGGATTAGTAATTAG
- a CDS encoding D-alanyl-D-alanine carboxypeptidase — protein MLELLGSGLVSLWLEMAGVQIKPTEALQALAWQSSPGLVLAPDPNPAGSTTVQQYLQALISSKLIAANLAESQGIWMQSGPMLMANHQGTTPLPAASLTKIATSLVALKTWGPDHQFETLVSATGPIVDGVLQGDLVITGGGDPMFVWEEAIALGNTLNKMGIKQVKGNLLINGNFAMNFEPNPILAGQMLKQALNHASWTRPANYIYSIMPRGTAKPQVVITGTVKVATQPNPQESLLVRRRSLPLQQLIKEMNVFSNNVMAEMLAESVGGAAVMQSQAAKLAGVPEAEIQLINGSGLGVDNRISPRAACAMLMAIQREAATHNINVADLFPTSGFDRRGTMQTRKMPYATVMKTGTLREVSALAGVIPTRDRGLVWFAIINRGPQIPAFRASQDQLLQSLVKQLEVSPDIPSTITPHSPKYFSPELGAASRNDILLVAKKTNS, from the coding sequence ATGCTGGAATTATTGGGTTCAGGTTTAGTTTCTCTGTGGCTGGAAATGGCTGGGGTACAAATTAAGCCTACAGAAGCCCTACAAGCATTAGCTTGGCAAAGTAGCCCTGGCTTGGTTCTAGCACCTGATCCAAATCCAGCCGGTTCTACTACTGTCCAGCAATATTTGCAAGCACTGATTTCTTCAAAGTTGATAGCGGCAAATTTAGCCGAGAGTCAAGGTATTTGGATGCAGTCGGGACCAATGTTGATGGCTAATCATCAAGGTACAACTCCTCTACCTGCTGCTTCTTTAACTAAGATTGCTACTTCACTTGTGGCTTTGAAAACTTGGGGGCCAGACCATCAATTTGAAACTTTGGTCAGCGCTACAGGGCCAATTGTTGACGGGGTATTACAGGGTGATTTGGTGATTACCGGTGGTGGTGATCCGATGTTTGTTTGGGAAGAGGCGATCGCACTTGGTAATACTCTGAATAAAATGGGGATCAAGCAAGTCAAGGGAAATTTGCTCATAAACGGCAATTTTGCCATGAATTTTGAACCAAACCCCATATTAGCTGGACAGATGCTCAAGCAAGCACTGAATCACGCAAGTTGGACTCGTCCCGCAAATTACATCTATTCAATCATGCCGAGGGGGACTGCTAAACCTCAAGTGGTGATTACGGGGACTGTGAAAGTAGCAACCCAACCAAATCCTCAAGAATCTCTACTAGTGCGTCGCCGTTCTTTACCTTTGCAGCAATTAATTAAGGAAATGAACGTTTTCAGTAACAACGTCATGGCGGAAATGTTGGCGGAATCCGTAGGAGGCGCTGCTGTCATGCAATCGCAAGCTGCTAAACTAGCGGGAGTACCAGAGGCAGAAATTCAGTTAATTAATGGTTCAGGATTAGGAGTAGACAATCGCATTTCTCCCAGAGCCGCTTGTGCTATGTTAATGGCAATTCAACGAGAAGCAGCCACCCATAACATTAATGTGGCTGATTTGTTTCCTACTTCTGGATTTGACCGTCGGGGAACAATGCAAACTAGAAAAATGCCTTATGCTACTGTGATGAAAACCGGTACTCTGCGGGAGGTGAGTGCTTTAGCTGGAGTTATTCCTACACGCGATCGCGGTTTGGTCTGGTTTGCTATTATTAATCGTGGCCCCCAAATCCCAGCTTTCCGCGCTAGTCAAGATCAGCTGTTACAATCTCTTGTCAAACAGTTAGAAGTCTCTCCTGATATTCCCTCTACTATTACTCCCCACTCTCCTAAATATTTTTCACCCGAATTGGGTGCGGCTAGTCGTAACGACATTTTGTTAGTCGCAAAGAAAACTAATTCGTAA
- a CDS encoding LOG family protein — MTSSASFDTLETLQADIAELFARLPTLKNRQLIQQALATIVRLAESEIERLDWKILSAALADMERGFQLFYDYRHVRKVTIFGSARLSPATPEYQMALEFARAVCQLGFMVMTGGGGGIMQAGHEGAGRDNSFGLNIQLPFEQQANPFIEGDPKLIHFKYFFTRKLFLLKESDAVALFPGGFGTQDEAFECMTLSQTGKFGPVPVVLIDHPGGDYWRSWSEYINQQLVQKGLVSPEDPSLYTVTDNLQVACNAITDFYRVYHSSRYVGQQLVIRLSADLSDAAVDKLNANFSDILVKGEIAKSQALPQENQDETMELPRLVLYFNQRDLGRLYQMIGVINQMGTPSLEEKAHPERK, encoded by the coding sequence ATGACCTCATCTGCGTCGTTTGACACATTAGAGACTCTCCAAGCGGATATCGCTGAACTATTTGCTCGTTTACCAACTTTAAAAAATCGCCAACTGATTCAGCAAGCACTGGCTACTATAGTGCGTTTGGCTGAAAGTGAAATTGAACGTCTTGATTGGAAAATATTGTCTGCTGCTTTAGCAGATATGGAGCGAGGTTTCCAGCTATTTTATGATTATCGACACGTCCGCAAAGTAACTATCTTTGGTTCGGCTCGTCTATCGCCAGCAACACCAGAGTATCAGATGGCCCTTGAGTTTGCTCGCGCTGTTTGTCAGTTAGGATTCATGGTAATGACAGGCGGCGGTGGTGGTATTATGCAGGCTGGACACGAAGGCGCGGGGCGTGATAATTCCTTTGGCTTAAATATTCAGTTACCCTTTGAGCAGCAAGCGAACCCATTTATTGAGGGTGATCCTAAGCTGATTCATTTTAAATATTTCTTCACCCGCAAACTGTTTCTGCTCAAAGAAAGTGATGCTGTGGCTTTATTTCCTGGAGGTTTTGGGACTCAAGATGAAGCTTTTGAGTGTATGACTTTAAGCCAAACTGGTAAATTTGGCCCTGTTCCTGTAGTTTTAATTGATCATCCAGGTGGCGATTACTGGCGGTCTTGGAGCGAATATATTAATCAGCAACTGGTGCAAAAAGGTCTTGTCAGTCCTGAAGACCCCAGCCTTTACACAGTCACAGATAACCTGCAAGTGGCTTGTAATGCGATTACTGATTTTTATCGAGTTTATCACTCCAGCCGCTACGTAGGTCAGCAGTTAGTGATTCGTCTGTCAGCAGATTTATCAGATGCGGCGGTAGACAAGTTAAATGCTAACTTTAGCGACATTTTGGTGAAAGGAGAAATTGCCAAAAGTCAGGCTTTGCCTCAAGAAAACCAAGATGAGACGATGGAACTACCCCGCCTCGTTTTATACTTTAACCAACGTGATTTGGGTCGTCTATATCAAATGATTGGGGTAATTAACCAGATGGGTACTCCTTCTTTGGAAGAAAAGGCACATCCAGAACGGAAGTAA
- the trxA gene encoding thioredoxin, giving the protein MTAAEQVTDSSFKQEVLESDVPVLVDFWAPWCGPCRMVAPVVEEIAKQYEGQIKVVKVNTDENPQVASQYGIRSIPTLMIFKDGAKVDMVVGAVPKTTLATTLEKYL; this is encoded by the coding sequence ATGACAGCAGCCGAACAAGTTACAGACTCTAGTTTTAAGCAAGAAGTACTCGAAAGCGATGTACCAGTTTTAGTTGACTTCTGGGCCCCCTGGTGCGGTCCTTGCCGCATGGTAGCCCCTGTTGTCGAGGAAATAGCTAAACAGTATGAAGGTCAAATCAAAGTTGTGAAAGTCAATACTGATGAGAATCCTCAAGTTGCTAGTCAGTATGGTATTCGCAGCATCCCCACGTTAATGATTTTTAAAGATGGGGCAAAAGTTGATATGGTAGTCGGTGCAGTGCCTAAAACTACCTTAGCTACTACTTTGGAAAAATATCTTTGA
- a CDS encoding GuaB3 family IMP dehydrogenase-related protein — protein MEIQLGRGKTARRAYGIDEIALVPGSRTLDPSLADTKWTIGNIEREIPIIASAMDGVVDVKMAVKLSQLGALGVINLEGIQTRYADPEPILDRIASVGKSEFVSLMQELYAEPIKPELIEKRIQEIKQQGGIAAVSATPAAASKYGEIVAKAGADLFFVQATVVSTAHLSPESIVPLDLAEFCRSMPIPVALGNCVTYEVTLNLLKAGAAAVLVGIGPGAACTSRGVLGVGIPQATAIADCTAARDDYYQETGNYIPIIADGGLITGGDICKCIACGADAVMIGSPFARAAEAPGRGYHWGMATPSPVLPRGTRISVGTTGSLEQILIGPAGLDDGTHNLVGALKTSMGTLGAKNIKEMQQVEVVIAPSLLTEGKVYQKAQQLGMGK, from the coding sequence GTGGAAATTCAACTTGGGCGGGGAAAAACAGCTCGTAGAGCTTATGGAATTGATGAAATTGCTCTAGTCCCTGGTAGCAGAACACTCGATCCGAGTCTGGCAGATACAAAGTGGACTATTGGCAATATTGAGCGAGAAATCCCCATCATTGCCAGTGCAATGGATGGCGTAGTCGATGTCAAGATGGCGGTAAAACTGTCACAGTTAGGAGCATTAGGAGTCATCAACCTAGAAGGAATCCAAACTCGCTATGCAGACCCAGAGCCGATTTTAGATCGAATCGCCTCCGTCGGTAAAAGTGAATTTGTTTCCTTAATGCAAGAACTTTATGCCGAACCCATAAAGCCGGAATTAATTGAAAAACGTATTCAGGAAATTAAACAACAAGGTGGAATTGCGGCGGTGAGTGCTACCCCAGCCGCAGCCAGTAAATATGGTGAGATAGTGGCAAAAGCTGGGGCGGATTTATTTTTTGTCCAGGCTACAGTAGTCTCCACGGCGCATTTATCGCCAGAGTCCATAGTTCCCCTGGATTTAGCCGAGTTTTGCCGTTCTATGCCCATCCCCGTGGCGTTGGGGAACTGTGTTACCTATGAAGTTACGTTGAATTTGTTGAAAGCTGGGGCGGCGGCTGTATTAGTGGGAATTGGCCCTGGTGCGGCTTGTACCTCTCGTGGCGTTTTAGGTGTGGGTATACCCCAAGCAACGGCGATCGCAGATTGTACCGCCGCCAGAGATGATTATTATCAGGAAACTGGTAACTATATTCCCATCATTGCCGATGGCGGTTTAATCACAGGTGGCGACATTTGTAAATGCATCGCCTGTGGTGCAGATGCAGTCATGATTGGTTCTCCCTTTGCCAGAGCCGCCGAAGCTCCAGGCCGGGGCTATCATTGGGGAATGGCAACTCCTAGCCCAGTCCTACCCCGTGGAACCCGCATTAGCGTTGGTACAACTGGCAGCCTAGAGCAAATACTCATCGGTCCGGCCGGACTAGATGATGGCACTCATAACCTTGTGGGAGCCTTAAAAACTAGCATGGGGACATTAGGAGCCAAAAACATCAAAGAAATGCAGCAAGTTGAAGTGGTAATTGCTCCTTCCCTACTAACTGAAGGTAAAGTATACCAAAAAGCCCAACAATTAGGCATGGGCAAATAA
- a CDS encoding OB-fold-containig protein: MVFSLANLPYWILLGMGLLFLFVIISGGGDAEFDGDLTFGEILEWVGIGKAPLIFLLAADLSLWSVFGLTLNTLASGVINGDFSAFVSGAILLISLIISFTEIIQRSIPQNEKLN; encoded by the coding sequence ATGGTGTTTAGCCTGGCTAACTTGCCTTATTGGATATTGCTGGGGATGGGATTGCTGTTTTTGTTTGTGATTATTTCCGGTGGGGGAGATGCCGAATTTGATGGCGACTTGACCTTTGGAGAAATCCTGGAATGGGTAGGTATTGGTAAAGCTCCACTCATCTTTTTGCTAGCAGCAGATTTGAGTTTGTGGAGCGTTTTTGGACTGACATTAAATACTTTAGCTAGTGGTGTAATTAATGGCGATTTCAGTGCCTTTGTTAGCGGTGCTATTTTATTAATTTCGTTAATTATCAGCTTCACAGAAATTATTCAGCGTTCAATTCCACAAAACGAGAAGTTGAATTAA